In the Paenibacillus pabuli genome, one interval contains:
- a CDS encoding nitroreductase family protein, with the protein MSKSFFDALKNRRSYYGISKESTISDAKIQEIVEEAVKYTPTSFNSQTSRAVVLLGEQHDKLWNHTEEILREVVGDAEAFKSTAEKMAGFRSGYGTVLFFEDNNVIAQLQQNFASYADNFPIWANQSNGMLQLVIWTALEQEGLGASLQHYNPLIDEKVKQEWNIPEHWRLIAQMPFGKPTATPGEKEFQPIEERVKVHK; encoded by the coding sequence ATGTCTAAATCTTTCTTTGACGCGTTGAAAAACAGAAGATCCTATTACGGAATCAGCAAGGAATCCACGATCTCGGATGCTAAAATTCAAGAAATCGTTGAGGAAGCCGTAAAGTATACGCCAACTTCTTTTAACTCACAAACTTCCCGTGCCGTGGTTTTGCTCGGTGAACAACATGATAAACTGTGGAACCATACGGAAGAAATCTTGCGTGAAGTGGTTGGCGATGCAGAAGCCTTCAAATCCACTGCTGAGAAAATGGCCGGATTCCGCAGCGGATACGGTACAGTATTGTTCTTCGAAGACAACAATGTCATTGCACAACTTCAACAGAACTTTGCATCCTATGCGGATAATTTCCCAATCTGGGCTAACCAATCCAACGGCATGCTGCAGCTCGTGATCTGGACTGCACTGGAACAGGAAGGTCTGGGAGCTTCCCTGCAGCACTATAACCCACTGATTGATGAGAAAGTGAAGCAAGAATGGAATATTCCAGAGCACTGGAGACTGATCGCTCAGATGCCGTTTGGTAAACCAACAGCTACACCAGGCGAGAAAGAATTCCAGCCGATTGAAGAGCGCGTAAAAGTACACAAATAA
- a CDS encoding S-layer homology domain-containing protein has protein sequence MTNRIKKHAGRKVATVLLVALFMLGLITGFPISVEAAAKQPFQDISSSYAKDAINHLVNEGIAAGTSETRFEPKKAVTRAEFATFAVRLLGLKPVKNNISPYNDTRTTAWYYGNVAAMTNLSILEGKGQGTFQPNASITREEAAALLVRMLKQSSGSTGLLSTTYDDAYNISTWARPYVQKVYQLGLMRGSDGLFRPQEQVTREEAAVMLDAILQKKEWSEQLGNADSLGIQLGWQYNSTTAEFKKQVEQSEVNTLVPRWFFLNSSMQITDHTDSALLSWASTTNREVWPLLGNRSNAAMTHQMLSSSANRTSVVTQVTAYVKKYKLDGINVDFENVLPADRAGMTAFVTSLAASLHTIGAVVSVDVSPDLGTDWTEAFDYAKLGAVSDYMVLMGYEEHWNGDPIAGSVASLPWVERALDTMLTDVVRAKVILALPLYTRDWSSANPATGSWDITLAEQGARARAVGSVRQWNASLEQYVIGYSSNGLARYIWAEESRSLTAKVRMSTDRKIAGLAYWYMGGETADVWNAISNASRFESYLF, from the coding sequence GTGACCAATAGAATAAAGAAACATGCCGGTCGAAAAGTGGCAACAGTGTTGTTAGTTGCTCTATTCATGCTTGGACTGATAACAGGCTTCCCCATTTCGGTGGAAGCAGCAGCAAAACAACCGTTTCAGGATATTAGCTCCAGTTATGCGAAAGATGCGATAAACCATTTGGTGAACGAAGGTATTGCTGCCGGAACGTCAGAAACCAGGTTCGAACCGAAAAAGGCGGTGACACGAGCCGAATTTGCGACCTTTGCAGTTCGATTGCTCGGCTTGAAGCCTGTTAAAAATAATATTAGTCCCTATAATGATACCCGTACGACAGCATGGTACTATGGCAATGTTGCCGCAATGACCAATCTTTCCATTCTGGAGGGAAAAGGACAGGGAACGTTTCAACCGAACGCATCCATAACGAGAGAAGAGGCAGCTGCCCTGCTCGTGAGAATGTTGAAACAGTCTTCCGGATCTACAGGGCTTCTGTCTACGACTTATGATGACGCTTATAATATTTCCACATGGGCAAGGCCCTACGTGCAGAAGGTATATCAGCTCGGACTGATGCGTGGAAGTGATGGCTTATTCCGACCGCAGGAACAGGTGACTCGCGAGGAAGCTGCAGTGATGCTTGATGCCATTTTGCAAAAGAAAGAATGGTCGGAGCAGCTTGGGAACGCTGATTCCTTGGGAATACAACTGGGCTGGCAGTATAACTCCACTACTGCGGAATTCAAGAAACAGGTTGAACAATCCGAGGTGAATACACTTGTCCCCCGGTGGTTCTTTCTGAACAGCAGCATGCAGATTACAGACCATACGGACTCGGCGCTGCTATCTTGGGCATCGACTACTAATCGGGAAGTGTGGCCGCTGCTTGGCAATCGTTCGAATGCTGCGATGACACACCAGATGTTATCCAGTTCAGCCAACAGAACATCGGTAGTCACTCAGGTTACTGCATATGTGAAGAAATACAAACTGGATGGCATTAATGTGGATTTTGAGAACGTATTGCCGGCAGATCGGGCAGGCATGACTGCTTTTGTAACGTCACTTGCTGCTTCTTTGCATACGATTGGTGCTGTCGTTTCGGTGGATGTATCTCCTGATCTGGGTACGGATTGGACCGAAGCGTTCGATTATGCCAAGCTTGGCGCGGTGTCCGATTACATGGTTCTTATGGGATATGAGGAACATTGGAATGGAGACCCAATAGCCGGGTCGGTTGCTTCACTCCCTTGGGTAGAAAGGGCTCTGGATACAATGCTCACTGATGTTGTGCGTGCCAAAGTTATTTTGGCGCTTCCGCTCTACACAAGAGACTGGTCATCGGCTAACCCGGCAACAGGCTCGTGGGATATCACCCTTGCGGAGCAGGGAGCACGGGCACGTGCTGTGGGTTCTGTGAGACAGTGGAATGCAAGCCTGGAGCAATATGTTATCGGGTATTCAAGTAACGGATTGGCAAGATACATCTGGGCAGAGGAGAGCCGCTCCTTAACTGCCAAAGTTAGAATGAGTACAGACCGGAAGATAGCCGGGCTGGCTTATTGGTACATGGGTGGGGAAACAGCGGATGTCTGGAATGCCATCTCCAATGCTTCCCGTTTTGAATCATATCTATTTTAA